One Mercurialis annua linkage group LG3, ddMerAnnu1.2, whole genome shotgun sequence DNA window includes the following coding sequences:
- the LOC126674202 gene encoding transcription factor MYB14-like: MERIGCCEKMGLKKGAWTPQEDQILISYIQSYGHSNWRALPKQAGLLRCGKSCRLRWINYLRPDIKRGNFSCEEEETIIQLHQILGNRWSAIAAKLPGRTDNEIKNYWHTHIKKKLNQNFSASKSIINNNVILLSQNLCTHIPKDHNAPLFEQEPSQELMLSSTTAMEAGPFTGFSDVNDMAFWYDLFTKAGNSREMHGD, translated from the exons ATGGAGAGAATAGGTTGCTGTGAAAAAATGGGGTTGAAGAAAGGAGCATGGACTCCTCAGGAAGATCAAATCTTGATTTCTTATATTCAATCTTATGGACATAGTAATTGGCGAGCACTTCCTAAGCAAGCAG GTTTATTAAGGTGTGGAAAGAGTTGTAGGCTTAGGTGGATAAATTACTTGAGGCCAGATATTAAACGAGGAAACTTCAGctgtgaagaagaagaaactatCATTCAATTGCATCAGATACTTGGAAATAG ATGGTCAGCAATAGCAGCAAAATTGCCGGGAAGAACAgacaatgaaataaaaaattattggcATACACACATTAAGAAAAAACTTAATCAGAATTTTTCTGCCTCAAAAAGTATAATAAACAATAATGTAATATTATTATCACAAAATTTGTGTACCCATATACCAAAGGATCACAACGCACCACTTTTTGAACAAGAGCCGTCCCAAGAATTAATGTTGAGCTCAACTACAGCAATGGAAGCAGGACCATTCACGGGTTTTAGTGATGTAAACGACATGGCGTTTTGGTATGACCTCTTCACTAAGGCTGGAAACTCTAGAGAAATGCATGGAGATTGA
- the LOC126675364 gene encoding protein CHLOROPLAST J-LIKE DOMAIN 1, chloroplastic isoform X1 codes for MALAISNVLNCPKPQIALRNCYLQRSLTLSPPRFVRFSRTCLTNKRLICAAASSAAGSSSPDSDLNPYEVLGVSQFEGFDVVKAKYAKKRKEAEMMGDDATASQLEKAYDKLMMSQLTSRKKGMTHGTFKVSKDIKYADKQPIVPWGPRFAKSSVQDMRINLAISAVFVAWILIKRNADYKPLQFLSFAFVYRIFEKLKSYEPSVSPTITEDGQDDGRTLRMGKRILRSLALVFGSIAFASLAYTGILNVIEFFGSYIPVFLFNNQELIVTTSSTAFLYILATYYR; via the exons ATGGCTTTGGCAATCTCAAATGTTTTGAATTGCCCTAAGCCCCAAATTGCGCTGCGGAATTGCTATCTCCAACGCTCGCTTACACTGTCCCCACCTCGCTTTGTCAG ATTTTCGAGGACATGTCTGACGAATAAGAGGCTGATTTGTGCTGCCGCGTCTTCTGCGGCAGGAAGCTCTAGCCCGGACAGTGATCTGAACCCGTATGAG GTCCTTGGTGTGAGCCAGTTTGAGGGATTTGATGTTGTCAAGGCGAAATATGCCAAGAAGCGCAAGGAGGCTGAAATGATGGGCGATGATGCAACTGCTTCTCAG CTTGAGAAGGCATATGATAAATTGATGATGTCACAATTAACAAGTCGGAAGAAGGGTATGACACATGGAACATTTAAG GTCTCAAAGGACATAAAATATGCTGATAAGCAGCCAATTGTACCATGGGGGCCAAG GTTTGCCAAGTCCAGTGTCCAAGACATGCGCATCAACTTGGCAATATCTGCTGTATTT GTAGCTTGGATTCTTATCAAAAGAAATGCTGATTACAAACCTTTGCAATTTTTATCATTTGCTTTTGTATATCGAATTTTTGAGAAGTTAAAATCATATGAACCTTCTGTATCCCCAACTATTACG GAAGATGGACAAGATGATGGGCGGACTTTACGTATGGGAAAGCGTATTCTTCGTTCTCTTGCACTAGTATTTGGCAGTATTGCTTTTGCCTCTCTG GCATACACCGGAATTTTGAATGTGATCGAGTTTTTTGGAAGTTATATTCCCGTTTTCCTATTCAATAATCAG GAACTGATAGTCACTACTTCCTCAACTGCCTTCCTCTACATTTTGGCAACGTACTATCGATAA
- the LOC126675364 gene encoding protein CHLOROPLAST J-LIKE DOMAIN 1, chloroplastic isoform X2 gives MRVFQVLGVSQFEGFDVVKAKYAKKRKEAEMMGDDATASQLEKAYDKLMMSQLTSRKKGMTHGTFKVSKDIKYADKQPIVPWGPRFAKSSVQDMRINLAISAVFVAWILIKRNADYKPLQFLSFAFVYRIFEKLKSYEPSVSPTITEDGQDDGRTLRMGKRILRSLALVFGSIAFASLAYTGILNVIEFFGSYIPVFLFNNQELIVTTSSTAFLYILATYYR, from the exons ATGAG AGTATTTCAGGTCCTTGGTGTGAGCCAGTTTGAGGGATTTGATGTTGTCAAGGCGAAATATGCCAAGAAGCGCAAGGAGGCTGAAATGATGGGCGATGATGCAACTGCTTCTCAG CTTGAGAAGGCATATGATAAATTGATGATGTCACAATTAACAAGTCGGAAGAAGGGTATGACACATGGAACATTTAAG GTCTCAAAGGACATAAAATATGCTGATAAGCAGCCAATTGTACCATGGGGGCCAAG GTTTGCCAAGTCCAGTGTCCAAGACATGCGCATCAACTTGGCAATATCTGCTGTATTT GTAGCTTGGATTCTTATCAAAAGAAATGCTGATTACAAACCTTTGCAATTTTTATCATTTGCTTTTGTATATCGAATTTTTGAGAAGTTAAAATCATATGAACCTTCTGTATCCCCAACTATTACG GAAGATGGACAAGATGATGGGCGGACTTTACGTATGGGAAAGCGTATTCTTCGTTCTCTTGCACTAGTATTTGGCAGTATTGCTTTTGCCTCTCTG GCATACACCGGAATTTTGAATGTGATCGAGTTTTTTGGAAGTTATATTCCCGTTTTCCTATTCAATAATCAG GAACTGATAGTCACTACTTCCTCAACTGCCTTCCTCTACATTTTGGCAACGTACTATCGATAA